A region from the Tachysurus vachellii isolate PV-2020 chromosome 25, HZAU_Pvac_v1, whole genome shotgun sequence genome encodes:
- the map3k15 gene encoding mitogen-activated protein kinase kinase kinase 15 isoform X1 → MNANVLERTRKEPDIRAPTHTYTHTHAHTRTVMEVSSQSEAGGDHATSVSLTAAERVDVPSPSLVSKQRSLRAVYVLNDGLKAVAANSPESGALQCLQRACDAESAILTTVTFGRLDFGETSVLDTFYDADIAVVDMSDVFRQPSLFYHLGVRESFDMANNVILYHDTDPDTAQSLKDMVAQKNTASSGNYYFIPYVMTPNNEYICCENVAQRRASEYMQPSWDNLLGPLCVPLVDRFASLLKDIHVTSCASFKDTLLNDIRKARDKYQGEELAKELSRIKLRIDNTEVLTQDIVMNLLFSYRDIQDYDAMVKLVQTLEMLPTCDLANQPMIQFHYAFALNRRNSPGDREQALRVMLQVLQSCDHPAPDMFCLCGRIYKDFFLDSECKDTKSRDNAIQWYRKGFELQPTLYSGINLAVLLIVAGQQFESSIELRKIGVRLNSLLGRKGSLEKMNNYWDVGQFFTVSMLANDIPKAVQAAEKLFKLKPPIWYLRSVVQNLKLIQHFKKQNMEHSAQRERLNFWMDIIVEATQRTTNSLRFPVLILEPTKVYQPSYVSINSEAEEKNVSIWHVSPAETKGIHEWNFTASSIKGISISKFDERCCFLYVHDNSDDFQIYFSTEEQCGRFCSMVKELISDGSGNAVELEGEGDGDTLEYEYDYNENGDRVVLGRGTYGVVYAGRDLSNQVRIAIKEIPERDSRYSQPLHEEIALHKYLKHRNIVQYLGSVSEDGYIKIFMEQVPGGSLSALLRSKWGPLKEATIIFYTRQILEGLRYLHENQIVHRDIKGDNVLVNTYSGVLKISDFGTSKRLAGVNPCTETFTGTLQYMAPEIIDKGPRGYGAPADIWSLGCTIIEMATGKPPFHELGEPQAAMFKVGMFKIHPEIPESLSPEAKSFILRCFEPDPSKRAMAGDLLKDQFLRHNIKGKKNKIAFKPSDYIRSVSLPVQLQAEATGSSSSEPGSVSPDCDSKHDVFFKKDKRSGSENLIKPVTSSFLSVPDESPTSEDRSSPASSENSDSGLFLLKKDSERRAILYKVLNEDQDKVTSNLLENHMQGSTEELKLSVDHIKQIICILRDFIRSPERRVMASTISKLKLDLDFDSTSINQIQLVLFGFQDSVNKVLRNHHIKPHWMFAMDNIIRRAVQAAVTILIPELQTHFGPASESEGAEKDADEVDVEEDGDFCAVENVAPEDTGLTSGVSTLSSVISHESQRPQHPLGAHLTRLKQETSRLLEELVQKEKEYQQVLRQNLQQRAQDLELFRLKNQPAASLNNGILSSVETPSASIFRMAEEPHADTEMTEWLKQQGVDLDTIHKFVSEDYTLNDILDDVTKDDLQHMRLRGGVLCRIWKAIQRHRTREQRKIQSDDETSEG, encoded by the exons ATGAACGCTAACGTGCTGGAA AGAACCAGGAAAGAACCAGACATAcgtgcacccacacacacatacacacatacacacgcacacacacgcactgtgATGGAGGTCTCCAGCCAGTCAGAGGCAGGTGGAGATCATGCAACCAGCGTGTCGTTGACGGCCGCAGAGAGAGTGGACGTCCCGAGTCCAAGTCTGGTGTCCAAACAGCGCAGTCTGCGTGCTGTGTACGTCCTGAACGATGGGCTGAAGGCGGTGGCGGCGAACAGCCCTGAGTCTGGAGCGTTACAGTGTCTGCAGCGAGCGTGCGATGCCGAGAGCGCcatcctcaccaccgtcaccttcGGCAGGCTGGACTTCGGTGAGACGTCAGTGCTGGACACCTTCTACGACGCAG ACATTGCGGTGGTGGATATGAGTGATGTGTTCCGCCAGCCGTCCCTCTTTTATCATCTGGGAGTTCGTGAGAGTTTTGACATGGCCAACAACGTCATCCTGTACCATGACACTGACCCCGACACAGCACAGTCTCtgaag GATATGGTGGCCCAGAAAAACACA GCCTCCAGTGGGAATTATTACTTCATCCCATACGTGATGACGCCCAACAACGAGTACATCTGCTGTGAGAATGTGGCCCAGCGCCGGGCGTCCGAGTACATGCAGCCTAGCTGGGACAACCTGCTCGGACCTCTGTGTGTGCCGCTGGTGGACCGATTCGCCAGCCTGCTGAAGGACATCCACGTCACATCCTG cgctTCTTTCAAAGACACACTGCTGAATGACATCCGAAAAGCTCGAGACAAGTATCAGGGTGAGGAACTGGCCAAGGAACTGTCTCGAATCAAACTGCGCATCGACAACACGGAGGTTCTGACGCAGGACATTGTCATGAATCTGCTCTTCTCCTACAGAGACATACAG GATTATGATGCAATGGTGAAACTGGTGCAGACACTGGAGATGTTGCCTACATGTGATCTTGCAAACCAGCCTATGATTCAGTTCCACTATGCCTTCGCCCTCAacag gaggaaTAGTCCAGGTGACAGAGAGCAGGCTCTCCGTGTGATGTTGCAGGTCCTTCAGTCATGTGATCATCCCGCTCCGGACATGTTCTGTCTCTGTGGTCGGATCTATAAGGACTTTTTTCTGGACTCAGAGTGTAAAGACACAAAAAGCCGTGATAACGCCATCCAGTG gtacaGGAAGGGATTCGAGCTGCAGCCCACTCTCTACTCGGGCATTAACCTGGCTGTGCTGCTCATCGTCGCTGGACAGCAGTTCGAGAGCTCCATCGAGCTCCGCAAGATCG gaGTCAGGTTGAACAGTCTTCTCGGCAGGAAGGGGAGTTTGGAGAAGATGAATAATTACTGGGACGTTGGTCAGTTCTTCACCGTTAGCATGCTGGCTAATGACATCCCTAAAGCTGTTCAAGCGGCTGAGAAACTCTTCAAACTCAAACCTCCAATCTG GTACTTGCGCTCAGTGGTGCAGAACCTGAAACTCATCCAGCACTTTAAGAAGCAGAACATGGAGCATTcggctcagagagagagactcaacTTCTGGATGGACATCATTGTAGAAGCCACACAGAGAACCACCAACAGCCTGCGCTTTCCG gtgttgATCCTGGAGCCCACTAAAGTTTATCAGCCCTCATACGTGTCCATCAACAGCGAAGCAGAGGAGAAGAACGTCTCCATATGGCATGTTTCTCCTGCAGAAACG AAAGGAATCCATGAGTGGAACTTTACAGCCTCGTCTATTAAAggaatcag CATCTCCAAATTTGATGAGCGTTGCTGTTTCCTGTACGTCCACGACAACTCGGATGATTTTCAGATCTACTTCTCAACTGAGGAGCAGTGTGGCAG GTTCTGCTCCATGGTGAAGGAGTTGATCTCAGATGGATCAGGAAATGCAGTGGAGCTGGAAGGAGAAGGAGACGGAGACACGCTTGAG TATGAGTACGACTACAACGAGAACGGGGACCGGGTGGTGCTGGGGCGGGGCACGTACGGAGTGGTGTACGCTGGGAGAGATCTGAGCAACCAGGTGCGCATTGCTATTAAGGAGATCCCCGAGAGGGACAGCAG GTACTCACAGCCGCTGCACGAGGAGATCGCTCTGCACAAATACCTCAAACACAGGAACATCGTGCAGTACCTGGGCTCTGTCTCTGAGGATGGATACATCAAGATCTTTATGGAACAGGTTCCTGGGG gtagttTATCAGCGCTGCTCCGGTCAAAGTGGGGTCCTCTGAAAGAAGCCACCATCATCTTCTACACACGTCAGATCCTGGAAGGTCTGCGATACCTGCATGAAAATCAGATCGTTCATCGAGACATTAAG GGAGATAACGTCTTGGTGAACACCTACAGCGGTGTGTTAAAGATCTCAGACTTTGGCACATCAAAGCGTTTGGCCGGAGTGAACCCCTGCACTGAGACCTTCACCG GGACTCTGCAGTACATGGCACCTGAGATTATTGATAAAGGTCCTCGAGGTTACGGAGCTCCAGCTGATATCTGGTCTCTCGGCTGCACCATCATAGAGATGGCGACTGGAAAGCCTCCGTTTCACGAGCTGGGCGAGCCGCAGGCGGCCATGTTTAAG GTCGGAATGTTTAAAATCCACCCTGAGATTCCCGAGTCTCTTTCCCCTGAGGCCAAGTCCTTCATCCTGCGCTGCTTTGAGCCTGATCCAAGCAAGAGAGCGATGGCTGGAGATCTGCTGAAGGACCAGTTCTTACGGCACAACATCAAGGGCAAGAAGAACAAGATCGCCTTTAAACCCTCAG attATATCCGCAGTGTGTCGCTGCCTGTGCAGTTGCAGGCTGAAGCCACCGGGAGCAGCAGCAGTGAGCCGGGCTCCGTGTCTCCGGATTGCGACTCCAAGCACGATGTCTTCTTTAAGAAAGACAAACGTTCAGGCTCGGAGAACCTCATCAAACCCGTAACATCCAGCTTCCTCAG CGTTCCTGATGAAAGCCCGACTTCAGAGGACCGAAGCTCTCCGGCCTCGTCTGAGAACAGCGACTCAGGACTCTTCCTGCTGAagaaagacagcgagagacGAGCGATTCTCTACAAAGTGTTGAACGAGGACCAGGACAAGGTCACGTCCAACCTCCTGGAAAACCACATGCAG GGCAGCACAGAGGAGCTGAAGCTGTCTGTAGATCACATTAAGCAGATCATCTGCATCCTGCGGGACTTCATTCGTTCTCCGGAGCGCCGCGTCATGGCCTCCACCATCTCCAAGCTCAAACTGGACCTGGACTTTGACAGCACCTCCATCAACCAGATCCAGCTGGTTCTGTTCGGCTTCCAGGACTCG gtgaATAAAGTTCTGAGGAACCATCACATTAAACCTCACTGGATGTTCGCCATGGACAACATCATCAGACGAGCCGTGCAGGCTGCAGTCACGATATTAATTCCAG AGCTGCAGACTCATTTTGGTCCGGCGTCTGAGAGCGAAGGGGCCGAGAAAGACGCTGACGAAGTGGACGTGGAGGAGGACGGAGACTTCTGTGCCGTGGAGAACGTCGCTCCAGAGGACACGGGCCTCACATCAGGGGTCAGCACTCTCAGCTCCGTCATTTCCCATGAATCCCAGCGGCCTCAGCATCCGCTCGGTGCGCATCTCACACGCCTCAAACAGGAGACCAGCAG GCTTCTGGAGGAACTGGTGCAGAAGGAGAAGGAGTACCAGCAGGTTCTGAGGCAGAATCTCCAGCAGAGAGCCCAAGACCTGGAGCTCTTCAGACTGAAGAACCAGCCTGCAGCTTCTCTGA ataaTGGAATTCTGTCCTCAGTAGAAACTCCATCAGCCTCCATCTTCCGCATGGCAGAAGAACCACATGCAGATACGGAGATGACGGAGTGGTTGAAGCAGCAGGGGGTCGATTTAGATACCATCCACAAG ttTGTGTCAGAGGATTACACACTAAACGACATTCTCGACGACGTCACCAAAGACGACCTACAGCACATGAGGCTGAG aggaGGTGTGTTGTGCCGTATTTGGAAAGCCATCCAGAGACACCGAACCCGAGAGCAGAGGAAGATACAGAGTGATGATGAGACGTCTGAGGGATGA
- the map3k15 gene encoding mitogen-activated protein kinase kinase kinase 15 isoform X2: MEVSSQSEAGGDHATSVSLTAAERVDVPSPSLVSKQRSLRAVYVLNDGLKAVAANSPESGALQCLQRACDAESAILTTVTFGRLDFGETSVLDTFYDADIAVVDMSDVFRQPSLFYHLGVRESFDMANNVILYHDTDPDTAQSLKDMVAQKNTASSGNYYFIPYVMTPNNEYICCENVAQRRASEYMQPSWDNLLGPLCVPLVDRFASLLKDIHVTSCASFKDTLLNDIRKARDKYQGEELAKELSRIKLRIDNTEVLTQDIVMNLLFSYRDIQDYDAMVKLVQTLEMLPTCDLANQPMIQFHYAFALNRRNSPGDREQALRVMLQVLQSCDHPAPDMFCLCGRIYKDFFLDSECKDTKSRDNAIQWYRKGFELQPTLYSGINLAVLLIVAGQQFESSIELRKIGVRLNSLLGRKGSLEKMNNYWDVGQFFTVSMLANDIPKAVQAAEKLFKLKPPIWYLRSVVQNLKLIQHFKKQNMEHSAQRERLNFWMDIIVEATQRTTNSLRFPVLILEPTKVYQPSYVSINSEAEEKNVSIWHVSPAETKGIHEWNFTASSIKGISISKFDERCCFLYVHDNSDDFQIYFSTEEQCGRFCSMVKELISDGSGNAVELEGEGDGDTLEYEYDYNENGDRVVLGRGTYGVVYAGRDLSNQVRIAIKEIPERDSRYSQPLHEEIALHKYLKHRNIVQYLGSVSEDGYIKIFMEQVPGGSLSALLRSKWGPLKEATIIFYTRQILEGLRYLHENQIVHRDIKGDNVLVNTYSGVLKISDFGTSKRLAGVNPCTETFTGTLQYMAPEIIDKGPRGYGAPADIWSLGCTIIEMATGKPPFHELGEPQAAMFKVGMFKIHPEIPESLSPEAKSFILRCFEPDPSKRAMAGDLLKDQFLRHNIKGKKNKIAFKPSDYIRSVSLPVQLQAEATGSSSSEPGSVSPDCDSKHDVFFKKDKRSGSENLIKPVTSSFLSVPDESPTSEDRSSPASSENSDSGLFLLKKDSERRAILYKVLNEDQDKVTSNLLENHMQGSTEELKLSVDHIKQIICILRDFIRSPERRVMASTISKLKLDLDFDSTSINQIQLVLFGFQDSVNKVLRNHHIKPHWMFAMDNIIRRAVQAAVTILIPELQTHFGPASESEGAEKDADEVDVEEDGDFCAVENVAPEDTGLTSGVSTLSSVISHESQRPQHPLGAHLTRLKQETSRLLEELVQKEKEYQQVLRQNLQQRAQDLELFRLKNQPAASLNNGILSSVETPSASIFRMAEEPHADTEMTEWLKQQGVDLDTIHKFVSEDYTLNDILDDVTKDDLQHMRLRGGVLCRIWKAIQRHRTREQRKIQSDDETSEG; the protein is encoded by the exons ATGGAGGTCTCCAGCCAGTCAGAGGCAGGTGGAGATCATGCAACCAGCGTGTCGTTGACGGCCGCAGAGAGAGTGGACGTCCCGAGTCCAAGTCTGGTGTCCAAACAGCGCAGTCTGCGTGCTGTGTACGTCCTGAACGATGGGCTGAAGGCGGTGGCGGCGAACAGCCCTGAGTCTGGAGCGTTACAGTGTCTGCAGCGAGCGTGCGATGCCGAGAGCGCcatcctcaccaccgtcaccttcGGCAGGCTGGACTTCGGTGAGACGTCAGTGCTGGACACCTTCTACGACGCAG ACATTGCGGTGGTGGATATGAGTGATGTGTTCCGCCAGCCGTCCCTCTTTTATCATCTGGGAGTTCGTGAGAGTTTTGACATGGCCAACAACGTCATCCTGTACCATGACACTGACCCCGACACAGCACAGTCTCtgaag GATATGGTGGCCCAGAAAAACACA GCCTCCAGTGGGAATTATTACTTCATCCCATACGTGATGACGCCCAACAACGAGTACATCTGCTGTGAGAATGTGGCCCAGCGCCGGGCGTCCGAGTACATGCAGCCTAGCTGGGACAACCTGCTCGGACCTCTGTGTGTGCCGCTGGTGGACCGATTCGCCAGCCTGCTGAAGGACATCCACGTCACATCCTG cgctTCTTTCAAAGACACACTGCTGAATGACATCCGAAAAGCTCGAGACAAGTATCAGGGTGAGGAACTGGCCAAGGAACTGTCTCGAATCAAACTGCGCATCGACAACACGGAGGTTCTGACGCAGGACATTGTCATGAATCTGCTCTTCTCCTACAGAGACATACAG GATTATGATGCAATGGTGAAACTGGTGCAGACACTGGAGATGTTGCCTACATGTGATCTTGCAAACCAGCCTATGATTCAGTTCCACTATGCCTTCGCCCTCAacag gaggaaTAGTCCAGGTGACAGAGAGCAGGCTCTCCGTGTGATGTTGCAGGTCCTTCAGTCATGTGATCATCCCGCTCCGGACATGTTCTGTCTCTGTGGTCGGATCTATAAGGACTTTTTTCTGGACTCAGAGTGTAAAGACACAAAAAGCCGTGATAACGCCATCCAGTG gtacaGGAAGGGATTCGAGCTGCAGCCCACTCTCTACTCGGGCATTAACCTGGCTGTGCTGCTCATCGTCGCTGGACAGCAGTTCGAGAGCTCCATCGAGCTCCGCAAGATCG gaGTCAGGTTGAACAGTCTTCTCGGCAGGAAGGGGAGTTTGGAGAAGATGAATAATTACTGGGACGTTGGTCAGTTCTTCACCGTTAGCATGCTGGCTAATGACATCCCTAAAGCTGTTCAAGCGGCTGAGAAACTCTTCAAACTCAAACCTCCAATCTG GTACTTGCGCTCAGTGGTGCAGAACCTGAAACTCATCCAGCACTTTAAGAAGCAGAACATGGAGCATTcggctcagagagagagactcaacTTCTGGATGGACATCATTGTAGAAGCCACACAGAGAACCACCAACAGCCTGCGCTTTCCG gtgttgATCCTGGAGCCCACTAAAGTTTATCAGCCCTCATACGTGTCCATCAACAGCGAAGCAGAGGAGAAGAACGTCTCCATATGGCATGTTTCTCCTGCAGAAACG AAAGGAATCCATGAGTGGAACTTTACAGCCTCGTCTATTAAAggaatcag CATCTCCAAATTTGATGAGCGTTGCTGTTTCCTGTACGTCCACGACAACTCGGATGATTTTCAGATCTACTTCTCAACTGAGGAGCAGTGTGGCAG GTTCTGCTCCATGGTGAAGGAGTTGATCTCAGATGGATCAGGAAATGCAGTGGAGCTGGAAGGAGAAGGAGACGGAGACACGCTTGAG TATGAGTACGACTACAACGAGAACGGGGACCGGGTGGTGCTGGGGCGGGGCACGTACGGAGTGGTGTACGCTGGGAGAGATCTGAGCAACCAGGTGCGCATTGCTATTAAGGAGATCCCCGAGAGGGACAGCAG GTACTCACAGCCGCTGCACGAGGAGATCGCTCTGCACAAATACCTCAAACACAGGAACATCGTGCAGTACCTGGGCTCTGTCTCTGAGGATGGATACATCAAGATCTTTATGGAACAGGTTCCTGGGG gtagttTATCAGCGCTGCTCCGGTCAAAGTGGGGTCCTCTGAAAGAAGCCACCATCATCTTCTACACACGTCAGATCCTGGAAGGTCTGCGATACCTGCATGAAAATCAGATCGTTCATCGAGACATTAAG GGAGATAACGTCTTGGTGAACACCTACAGCGGTGTGTTAAAGATCTCAGACTTTGGCACATCAAAGCGTTTGGCCGGAGTGAACCCCTGCACTGAGACCTTCACCG GGACTCTGCAGTACATGGCACCTGAGATTATTGATAAAGGTCCTCGAGGTTACGGAGCTCCAGCTGATATCTGGTCTCTCGGCTGCACCATCATAGAGATGGCGACTGGAAAGCCTCCGTTTCACGAGCTGGGCGAGCCGCAGGCGGCCATGTTTAAG GTCGGAATGTTTAAAATCCACCCTGAGATTCCCGAGTCTCTTTCCCCTGAGGCCAAGTCCTTCATCCTGCGCTGCTTTGAGCCTGATCCAAGCAAGAGAGCGATGGCTGGAGATCTGCTGAAGGACCAGTTCTTACGGCACAACATCAAGGGCAAGAAGAACAAGATCGCCTTTAAACCCTCAG attATATCCGCAGTGTGTCGCTGCCTGTGCAGTTGCAGGCTGAAGCCACCGGGAGCAGCAGCAGTGAGCCGGGCTCCGTGTCTCCGGATTGCGACTCCAAGCACGATGTCTTCTTTAAGAAAGACAAACGTTCAGGCTCGGAGAACCTCATCAAACCCGTAACATCCAGCTTCCTCAG CGTTCCTGATGAAAGCCCGACTTCAGAGGACCGAAGCTCTCCGGCCTCGTCTGAGAACAGCGACTCAGGACTCTTCCTGCTGAagaaagacagcgagagacGAGCGATTCTCTACAAAGTGTTGAACGAGGACCAGGACAAGGTCACGTCCAACCTCCTGGAAAACCACATGCAG GGCAGCACAGAGGAGCTGAAGCTGTCTGTAGATCACATTAAGCAGATCATCTGCATCCTGCGGGACTTCATTCGTTCTCCGGAGCGCCGCGTCATGGCCTCCACCATCTCCAAGCTCAAACTGGACCTGGACTTTGACAGCACCTCCATCAACCAGATCCAGCTGGTTCTGTTCGGCTTCCAGGACTCG gtgaATAAAGTTCTGAGGAACCATCACATTAAACCTCACTGGATGTTCGCCATGGACAACATCATCAGACGAGCCGTGCAGGCTGCAGTCACGATATTAATTCCAG AGCTGCAGACTCATTTTGGTCCGGCGTCTGAGAGCGAAGGGGCCGAGAAAGACGCTGACGAAGTGGACGTGGAGGAGGACGGAGACTTCTGTGCCGTGGAGAACGTCGCTCCAGAGGACACGGGCCTCACATCAGGGGTCAGCACTCTCAGCTCCGTCATTTCCCATGAATCCCAGCGGCCTCAGCATCCGCTCGGTGCGCATCTCACACGCCTCAAACAGGAGACCAGCAG GCTTCTGGAGGAACTGGTGCAGAAGGAGAAGGAGTACCAGCAGGTTCTGAGGCAGAATCTCCAGCAGAGAGCCCAAGACCTGGAGCTCTTCAGACTGAAGAACCAGCCTGCAGCTTCTCTGA ataaTGGAATTCTGTCCTCAGTAGAAACTCCATCAGCCTCCATCTTCCGCATGGCAGAAGAACCACATGCAGATACGGAGATGACGGAGTGGTTGAAGCAGCAGGGGGTCGATTTAGATACCATCCACAAG ttTGTGTCAGAGGATTACACACTAAACGACATTCTCGACGACGTCACCAAAGACGACCTACAGCACATGAGGCTGAG aggaGGTGTGTTGTGCCGTATTTGGAAAGCCATCCAGAGACACCGAACCCGAGAGCAGAGGAAGATACAGAGTGATGATGAGACGTCTGAGGGATGA